From the Desulfovibrio sp. JY genome, one window contains:
- the xerD gene encoding site-specific tyrosine recombinase XerD produces MPTENTSPPAPSHPWVDRYLEHLVVAKGLAEHSIAAYSTDIASFLTFLNEHDGHLETVNDDTLFLYLMHLRSRGLASRSLARHLSALRGFFAYAAGEGWLPESPAALIENPKLPRLLPDVLSRDDVARLLDAPDTATPLGYRDRTMLELLYAAGLRVSELTGLALTDFDAQAGLLRVFGKGSKERLIPIHALAQEFLSTYVQTIRGAFHPKEQFIFLNRSGRGLSRQAVWKGIKRHAQVAGISLRISPHSLRHSFATHLLDGGADLRTVQTLLGHADISATEIYTHVQAERLLAVHRAHHPRSRSQN; encoded by the coding sequence ATGCCCACAGAAAACACTTCCCCCCCTGCCCCCTCCCATCCCTGGGTGGACCGCTACCTGGAACACTTGGTCGTGGCCAAGGGGCTGGCCGAGCACTCTATTGCCGCCTATTCCACAGACATCGCAAGCTTTTTAACTTTTTTAAACGAGCATGACGGCCACCTCGAAACCGTCAATGACGATACGCTGTTTCTCTACCTCATGCATTTGCGTTCGCGCGGGCTGGCCAGCCGCTCCCTGGCCCGGCATCTCTCGGCCCTGCGCGGCTTTTTCGCCTATGCCGCCGGCGAAGGCTGGCTGCCCGAATCCCCGGCGGCCCTGATTGAAAATCCCAAGCTGCCGCGTCTGCTCCCGGACGTGCTTTCCCGCGACGATGTGGCAAGGCTCCTCGATGCCCCGGACACGGCCACGCCGCTCGGGTATCGCGACCGGACCATGCTGGAACTGCTCTATGCCGCCGGGCTTCGCGTATCGGAGCTTACCGGGCTTGCGCTGACGGATTTCGACGCCCAGGCCGGGCTGCTGCGGGTTTTCGGCAAGGGCTCCAAGGAGCGGCTTATCCCTATCCACGCGTTGGCCCAGGAGTTTCTTTCCACCTACGTGCAGACGATCCGGGGCGCGTTTCATCCCAAGGAGCAGTTTATCTTTCTGAACCGCTCCGGTCGCGGGCTCTCCCGGCAGGCCGTGTGGAAAGGCATCAAGCGCCACGCCCAGGTCGCGGGCATCTCCCTGCGCATCTCGCCCCACAGTCTGCGCCACTCCTTCGCCACCCACCTGCTCGATGGCGGGGCCGACCTGCGCACGGTGCAAACCCTGCTCGGCCACGCGGACATCAGCGCCACGGAAATCTATACCCACGTTCAGGCCGAACGCCTGCTGGCCGTGCATCGCGCCCACCATCCCCGGTCCCGCTCCCAAAATTAA